Proteins from a single region of Flavobacterium sp. K5-23:
- a CDS encoding RNA polymerase sigma factor, whose translation MKVINLHQEEQELILLAVDNNRQAQQRIYTLFSPKMLSVCRQYIKDIHQAEDVMLTAFMKVFTNLKNFMNIGSFEGWIRRIMVNECISFIRVQKNIKFTDDETFFEESYNNIESQFSIEDIQFLIDSLPDGYKMIFNLYAIEGYKHKEIAEMLGINEGTSKSQLSHARKILQKQINTTKNYEYGTE comes from the coding sequence ATGAAAGTAATCAATTTACATCAAGAAGAACAAGAACTCATTCTGCTGGCTGTCGATAATAATCGACAAGCGCAACAAAGGATTTATACTTTGTTTTCTCCAAAAATGTTAAGTGTTTGCAGGCAGTATATAAAAGACATACATCAGGCAGAAGATGTTATGTTAACCGCTTTTATGAAAGTCTTTACTAATCTGAAAAATTTCATGAATATTGGAAGCTTTGAAGGCTGGATAAGGAGGATTATGGTGAATGAGTGTATTTCTTTTATTCGCGTACAAAAAAATATAAAGTTTACTGACGATGAGACTTTTTTCGAAGAAAGCTATAATAACATTGAAAGTCAGTTTTCTATAGAAGACATTCAGTTTTTGATAGACAGTTTGCCTGACGGTTATAAAATGATTTTCAATTTATATGCGATAGAAGGATATAAGCACAAGGAAATTGCTGAGATGTTAGGGATTAATGAAGGAACATCTAAATCGCAGTTATCGCATGCCAGGAAAATTTTGCAAAAGCAGATCAATACCACAAAAAATTACGAGTATGGAACCGAATAA